One genomic segment of Desulfomicrobium sp. ZS1 includes these proteins:
- a CDS encoding CBS domain-containing protein, whose translation MFVGLKMLKNFIAMPPEALVEDAQRLMDEQQLWMLFVVKDGKLIGYVRTEDISAAMPSLVTGLDKHEINYLLSKLTVSRIMRTDITPVTPETEIETAAMLMHAKNLAGLAVVNPDGDLIGYINRTVMLEVLAEEMGFGQGGSRIVFEVVDRPGVLKEVSGIIDAMGYSIISTGTFTHKERRMVVIRVDTPNPSSIAAALQKTGYDVVGPEDFKHEWQ comes from the coding sequence ATGTTTGTCGGGCTCAAAATGCTCAAAAATTTCATAGCGATGCCGCCGGAAGCACTCGTCGAGGACGCGCAGCGGCTCATGGACGAGCAGCAACTCTGGATGCTGTTTGTGGTCAAGGACGGAAAACTGATCGGGTACGTACGCACCGAAGACATCAGCGCGGCCATGCCTTCGCTCGTGACCGGACTGGACAAGCACGAGATCAACTACCTCCTGTCCAAGCTGACCGTCAGCCGGATCATGCGCACGGACATCACCCCCGTCACCCCGGAAACGGAAATCGAGACCGCCGCCATGCTCATGCACGCCAAGAACCTGGCCGGGCTCGCCGTGGTCAACCCGGACGGCGATCTCATCGGCTACATCAACCGCACGGTCATGCTCGAAGTGCTGGCCGAAGAGATGGGTTTCGGCCAGGGCGGTTCGCGCATCGTCTTCGAGGTCGTGGACCGGCCCGGCGTGCTCAAGGAAGTCTCGGGCATCATCGACGCCATGGGCTACTCCATCATCTCCACCGGGACATTCACCCACAAGGAACGCCGCATGGTCGTCATCCGCGTGGACACGCCCAACCCGTCATCCATTGCGGCAGCATTGCAGAAAACCGGATACGACGTGGTCGGGCCCGAGGATTTCAAGCATGAATGGCAGTAG
- a CDS encoding DUF134 domain-containing protein, whose protein sequence is MGRRRKCRFVADVPAVTVFKPVGVPMGQLHGVVLGLDGFEAMRLVDGEGMSQEEAASRMRVSRPTLCRILGEARIQVARALSRGWALRIDVDGEHTVTGADLEEMTPCCLRGKSCARGTEQTQGERSCQDEQDKVVAEDKVVAEDEVRVDAVRAVRAADAAVGVPVAEPEPVSREEPESALVPREEPGRGACVATDPV, encoded by the coding sequence ATGGGACGCAGGAGAAAATGCAGATTTGTGGCCGATGTGCCCGCCGTGACGGTTTTCAAGCCGGTGGGAGTACCCATGGGGCAGCTGCATGGGGTGGTGCTTGGTCTTGATGGTTTTGAGGCCATGCGGCTGGTGGACGGTGAAGGGATGAGCCAGGAGGAGGCCGCTTCCCGCATGCGGGTTTCCCGGCCGACCCTGTGCCGTATTCTGGGAGAGGCCAGGATTCAGGTGGCGCGGGCGCTCTCGCGCGGCTGGGCCCTGCGCATTGATGTTGATGGAGAGCACACCGTGACGGGTGCGGATTTAGAAGAAATGACCCCGTGTTGCCTGCGCGGCAAGAGCTGCGCCAGGGGTACGGAGCAAACGCAAGGAGAACGGTCATGCCAGGACGAACAGGACAAGGTGGTGGCGGAGGACAAGGTGGTGGCGGAGGACGAGGTCAGGGTGGACGCGGTCAGGGCGGTCAGGGCGGCGGATGCCGCGGTAGGCGTCCCGGTTGCGGAACCGGAGCCGGTATCCAGGGAGGAGCCGGAGTCGGCGCTGGTGCCAAGGGAGGAGCCGGGCAGGGGCGCGTGCGTCGCGACGGATCCTGTCTGA
- a CDS encoding DUF134 domain-containing protein: MPRPRKCRRIEGCPKASFFKPQGIPLRELTEVYLTMDGFEALRLADYEGLSMEEGAERMHVSRHTFGRIFGDARRVVAKALVEGLALHIAHDAKMPCFQLYPDRVAARNKEFSMTKIAITSEGPNMTDRVDPRFGRAAGFVVVDLETMESTYIDNGGSQTLSHGAGIQAAENIINAGASVLLTGSVGPKAFTALKGGGVKIGHNMSGGTVADAVEAFKAGKVEFTDSPNR; encoded by the coding sequence ATGCCACGACCCAGGAAATGTCGCCGCATCGAAGGATGTCCCAAGGCGTCGTTTTTCAAGCCGCAGGGAATTCCCCTGCGCGAACTGACGGAAGTATATCTGACCATGGACGGCTTTGAAGCCTTGCGCCTGGCCGACTACGAAGGCCTGAGCATGGAAGAGGGTGCCGAGCGCATGCATGTCTCCCGGCACACTTTTGGCCGCATCTTTGGCGATGCCCGTCGTGTCGTGGCCAAGGCGCTGGTGGAGGGGTTGGCTCTGCACATCGCCCATGATGCCAAGATGCCGTGTTTTCAACTGTATCCGGACCGTGTGGCGGCCCGCAACAAGGAGTTTAGTATGACCAAGATAGCCATAACCAGTGAAGGCCCGAACATGACTGACCGCGTTGATCCGCGTTTTGGCCGGGCCGCCGGATTTGTCGTCGTCGATCTTGAGACCATGGAGTCCACATACATCGACAACGGCGGTTCCCAGACCCTGTCGCACGGAGCCGGCATTCAGGCCGCCGAAAACATCATCAATGCCGGAGCTTCGGTGCTCCTGACCGGGAGCGTCGGCCCCAAGGCTTTTACAGCCCTCAAGGGTGGAGGCGTGAAGATCGGCCACAACATGAGCGGTGGCACCGTGGCTGATGCGGTGGAAGCATTCAAGGCCGGCAAGGTTGAATTCACGGACTCTCCAAACAGATAG
- a CDS encoding 4Fe-4S binding protein: MIVSVASGKGGTGKTTVTASLAVSWSRPVMAVDLDVEEPNLHLFLKPEVTDTEVVTIEIPEVDESKCTYCRKCAELCQFKAIAVMGTTIMTFPEMCHGCGGCMAICPEGAIGVGTRELGVMERGVSRNVLPCLTGRLRVGEAMSPPLMRHVRSCMRAESAAKSMDVLVDAPPGVSCPAMSAVADSDVIVLVTEPTPFGFHDFKLAWEAFSPYEKPIAVVINRAGLGDNRVYEFCTAQNLPILAEIPYRRDIAEHYSKGMILAELDADLGELFSKLGRDLRAMAKEARYA, encoded by the coding sequence ATGATCGTATCGGTTGCCAGCGGAAAGGGCGGCACAGGCAAGACCACGGTCACGGCCTCACTGGCCGTGTCGTGGTCACGGCCGGTGATGGCTGTTGATCTGGATGTGGAAGAACCAAATCTTCATCTTTTTTTGAAACCGGAGGTCACGGATACTGAAGTCGTGACTATTGAAATTCCCGAAGTAGACGAAAGTAAATGCACATATTGCCGCAAGTGCGCGGAACTGTGTCAGTTTAAGGCCATCGCGGTCATGGGCACGACCATCATGACCTTTCCGGAGATGTGTCACGGTTGTGGCGGGTGCATGGCCATCTGCCCCGAAGGCGCCATCGGCGTGGGCACTCGTGAGCTTGGCGTCATGGAGCGCGGCGTTTCCAGGAACGTGCTGCCGTGCCTGACCGGACGACTGCGCGTCGGCGAGGCCATGAGCCCGCCGCTCATGCGCCACGTGCGTTCGTGCATGCGCGCGGAAAGTGCCGCCAAGTCCATGGACGTGTTGGTCGATGCCCCTCCCGGCGTGAGTTGTCCGGCCATGAGCGCGGTGGCCGACAGCGATGTCATCGTGCTGGTCACCGAGCCCACTCCTTTCGGTTTTCATGATTTCAAACTGGCCTGGGAAGCCTTCTCTCCTTACGAGAAGCCCATTGCCGTGGTCATCAATCGGGCCGGTCTGGGTGACAATCGTGTCTACGAATTCTGTACGGCCCAAAACCTGCCGATTCTGGCTGAAATTCCCTACCGCCGCGACATCGCGGAACATTACTCCAAGGGAATGATCCTGGCCGAACTCGATGCGGATTTGGGCGAGCTGTTTTCCAAGCTGGGCCGGGACTTGCGGGCGATGGCCAAGGAGGCCCGATATGCGTGA
- a CDS encoding ATP-binding protein → MREVVVISGKGGTGKTSLTAAFAHLAESKVICDLDVDAPDLHLLLDPTIIRDEAFISGHEAVINAEKCTGCGLCASMCRYDAIDEKDGVFSIAPLRCEGCKVCVAFCPEQAIDFPARHCGQHYLSETRFGPMVHAQLFPGQENSGLLVSRLKKEARALAEERGLDLILCDGAPGIGCPVIASLAQTDLAVVVTEPTPSGVHDLERVASLCDHFRTKVAVVVNKHDLNPEQTSRIDALCSEKGYTLVALLPHDTAVTEAMVRRQAITEGEDSDIATQVRQAWRAITNLLQS, encoded by the coding sequence ATGCGTGAGGTAGTTGTGATCAGCGGCAAGGGCGGTACCGGAAAAACGTCCCTGACAGCGGCATTTGCCCATTTGGCCGAGAGCAAGGTGATCTGCGACCTTGATGTGGACGCGCCGGATCTGCATCTCCTGCTTGACCCCACCATCATTCGTGATGAAGCGTTCATTTCCGGGCATGAGGCGGTCATCAATGCAGAAAAATGCACGGGCTGCGGCCTCTGCGCATCCATGTGCCGTTACGATGCCATAGACGAGAAGGACGGCGTTTTCAGCATCGCTCCGCTACGCTGCGAAGGGTGCAAGGTCTGCGTAGCCTTCTGCCCTGAACAGGCCATAGATTTTCCCGCCAGGCATTGCGGGCAGCATTACCTGAGCGAGACCCGGTTCGGCCCGATGGTGCATGCGCAGCTTTTCCCCGGACAGGAAAATTCGGGGCTTCTGGTTTCGCGCCTGAAGAAGGAGGCCCGCGCACTGGCCGAAGAGCGAGGTCTTGATCTGATTTTGTGCGACGGTGCACCGGGTATCGGTTGCCCCGTCATCGCGTCCCTGGCCCAGACGGATCTGGCAGTGGTTGTGACCGAGCCCACCCCGTCGGGCGTTCACGATCTGGAGCGCGTGGCCAGCCTGTGCGATCATTTTCGCACCAAGGTCGCGGTCGTGGTCAATAAGCACGACCTCAATCCCGAGCAAACAAGTCGAATTGATGCGCTCTGCTCGGAAAAGGGATACACACTGGTCGCCTTGCTGCCTCACGACACGGCGGTCACCGAGGCCATGGTGCGGCGGCAGGCCATTACCGAGGGTGAAGACAGTGACATCGCCACGCAGGTTCGGCAGGCTTGGCGGGCGATTACGAATCTTTTGCAATCGTAA
- a CDS encoding NifB/NifX family molybdenum-iron cluster-binding protein produces the protein MEKVRIAVPSSNPGGLEAEVGAHFGHCDVYTIIDVEAGSVAQVSTLPNVPHAQGGCMAPVQHLASNGVNLLIAGGMGMRPLMGFNQVGIQVYYGAGAPNVGTAVDALLKGALVPFTQEYTCGGGQ, from the coding sequence ATGGAAAAAGTTAGAATCGCAGTCCCCTCGTCAAATCCGGGCGGACTTGAAGCAGAAGTCGGTGCCCATTTCGGGCATTGCGACGTGTACACCATCATTGACGTCGAGGCCGGTTCCGTAGCGCAGGTCAGCACCCTGCCCAACGTGCCTCACGCCCAGGGCGGATGCATGGCCCCGGTTCAGCATTTGGCGAGCAACGGGGTCAACCTGCTCATCGCCGGTGGCATGGGCATGCGCCCGCTGATGGGTTTCAACCAGGTCGGCATCCAGGTTTATTATGGCGCCGGCGCTCCGAATGTCGGAACAGCAGTGGACGCGCTCCTGAAGGGCGCGTTGGTTCCTTTCACCCAGGAATACACCTGCGGCGGTGGCCAATAG
- a CDS encoding response regulator — protein sequence MNKMKLLIVDDEKDLCRILADRLNILYGVSPDVAHTGDDALEMVKKKSYDVVVLDIEMPGIDGIETLKQIKAINSKIQVVLFTGHGSEETRRLAEVMGAFSYVDKIDGLPKLAPMIEGAFRLRKVLEDTYADAAMNEYN from the coding sequence ATGAACAAGATGAAGCTTCTGATCGTGGACGACGAGAAGGATCTGTGCCGCATCCTCGCCGATCGCCTCAATATTCTTTACGGTGTGTCCCCGGATGTGGCCCATACCGGCGATGACGCCCTGGAGATGGTCAAGAAAAAGAGCTATGATGTCGTGGTCCTCGACATCGAAATGCCCGGCATCGACGGCATCGAGACCCTGAAACAGATCAAGGCCATCAATTCCAAGATCCAGGTCGTGCTCTTCACCGGACACGGCAGCGAGGAGACCCGCCGCCTGGCCGAAGTCATGGGCGCGTTCAGCTATGTCGACAAGATCGACGGTCTGCCGAAACTCGCCCCCATGATCGAGGGAGCCTTCCGTCTGCGCAAGGTGCTTGAAGACACGTACGCCGACGCGGCCATGAACGAGTATAATTAA
- a CDS encoding response regulator, with protein sequence MVRVLVVDDERDFTDLLSERLRTRGMEVRTAYNGQEALDVARVFAPEVVVLDITMPGMSGIETMYALRAEKPAPEVILLTADTTLGTAVAGMKGGARDYLTKPADIDTLVSAIGEAEGRRMENMSRQRMAETAKLAALGELATGVAHEINNPLQVVLNEAGWIEEILDETALENNSREQILESIALIRRQGLRCKAITSKLLTLRCALDAKGTTTNLPDLVHEVLIARQTQIEKMGIRVDKRWPEQLRDVQLPDSEWSQILGNLVDNAMDALESTPAEERLLTIQADIEDAELIISVQDSGCGIEEHLLTRIFEPFFSTKEVGKGIGLGLAICHGIIEAMGGSISVRSTPGHGTTFTIKVPMAVHAHNEHNGPENPASAKEE encoded by the coding sequence ATGGTACGAGTCCTGGTCGTCGACGACGAACGTGATTTCACGGATCTGCTCTCCGAACGCCTGCGCACGCGCGGCATGGAGGTCAGGACAGCGTACAACGGGCAGGAGGCATTGGACGTCGCGCGGGTCTTTGCGCCGGAGGTCGTGGTGCTTGATATCACCATGCCGGGCATGAGCGGGATTGAAACCATGTACGCGCTGCGAGCCGAAAAGCCCGCGCCGGAAGTGATCCTACTCACGGCCGACACCACCCTGGGCACGGCTGTCGCCGGAATGAAAGGCGGTGCACGGGACTACCTGACCAAGCCGGCCGACATAGACACCCTTGTTTCGGCCATCGGGGAGGCTGAAGGGCGACGGATGGAAAACATGTCCAGGCAGCGCATGGCGGAAACGGCCAAGCTTGCCGCCCTGGGAGAACTGGCCACCGGCGTGGCCCACGAGATCAACAACCCGTTGCAGGTGGTGCTCAATGAAGCGGGCTGGATCGAAGAAATCCTGGACGAAACGGCCCTTGAGAACAACAGCCGGGAGCAAATCCTCGAATCCATTGCCCTGATCCGGCGACAGGGCCTGCGCTGCAAGGCCATCACCTCCAAGCTGCTGACCTTGAGGTGCGCCTTGGACGCTAAAGGGACGACCACGAATCTGCCCGATCTGGTGCACGAAGTTCTCATTGCGCGCCAGACGCAAATCGAAAAGATGGGCATCCGGGTCGATAAGCGCTGGCCGGAGCAGTTGCGCGACGTCCAACTGCCGGACTCGGAATGGAGCCAGATCCTTGGCAACCTTGTCGACAATGCCATGGACGCCCTCGAATCGACGCCCGCCGAAGAACGTCTGCTGACGATTCAGGCCGACATCGAGGATGCGGAGCTCATTATTTCGGTTCAGGATTCGGGCTGCGGCATCGAAGAGCATCTGCTGACGCGAATTTTCGAACCCTTTTTCTCCACCAAGGAGGTGGGCAAGGGAATTGGACTGGGGCTGGCTATTTGCCACGGCATCATCGAGGCCATGGGAGGAAGCATCTCCGTGCGCAGCACCCCTGGGCATGGTACGACCTTCACCATAAAGGTGCCTATGGCCGTGCATGCGCACAACGAACATAACGGGCCGGAAAACCCGGCATCTGCCAAGGAGGAATGA
- a CDS encoding response regulator, translating to MDEPSILLIDDEEAFVTTLQERLEMRGFPAAVAFDGQSGLDMIAENPPDVVVLDLRMPGINGVEVLRRIRKQWPGLPVIMLSGHGSDLDFETCIHLGAAMYHKKPLDIGTLIDSVHAVTQGKQQPLR from the coding sequence ATGGACGAACCCAGCATTTTACTCATCGATGATGAAGAGGCATTCGTGACCACGCTGCAAGAGCGGCTTGAGATGCGCGGATTCCCCGCCGCGGTTGCGTTTGACGGCCAAAGCGGGCTGGACATGATCGCCGAGAACCCACCCGATGTGGTCGTGCTTGACCTGCGCATGCCGGGGATCAACGGAGTGGAGGTGTTGCGCCGCATTCGCAAGCAGTGGCCCGGTCTCCCCGTGATCATGCTCAGCGGCCATGGTTCGGACCTGGATTTTGAGACCTGCATTCATCTCGGGGCGGCGATGTACCACAAAAAACCCTTGGACATCGGTACGCTGATCGACAGCGTCCACGCCGTGACCCAAGGCAAACAACAGCCTTTGCGGTAG
- a CDS encoding response regulator gives MDMNTWNILLVDDEVDFIVTLAERLELRGVNARVVHDGEAALKAVADNVPQVIVLDVMMPGMKGIEVLQKVKSEHPKVEVILLTGQGKTRDGIEGMRHGAFAYLTKPLDLEELIRTIDEAIRLPEGTPHA, from the coding sequence ATGGATATGAACACATGGAACATCCTGCTCGTGGACGATGAAGTCGATTTCATCGTCACCTTGGCCGAACGTTTGGAACTCAGAGGAGTCAACGCCCGAGTTGTCCATGACGGAGAAGCGGCACTGAAGGCCGTGGCCGACAATGTACCGCAGGTGATTGTTTTGGACGTCATGATGCCGGGAATGAAAGGAATCGAAGTTCTGCAAAAGGTCAAAAGCGAACACCCCAAGGTCGAGGTCATCCTGCTCACCGGGCAGGGCAAGACACGCGACGGGATAGAAGGCATGCGCCATGGCGCCTTCGCCTATCTGACAAAACCCCTTGACCTTGAAGAACTCATCCGAACCATCGACGAGGCCATACGCTTACCCGAAGGAACTCCACATGCCTGA
- a CDS encoding PAS domain-containing sensor histidine kinase — protein MKKILSGPMEAIKADLATVINSPDRYKLLRRKIVLLMALVTLLPLLSLAAINYYEHQNSMSAEIQAPLRSLVGKAKHSFELFLAERTSTISFIASAYSFDELSNDANLQRIFQVMRREFTGFVDLGLIDTAGNQVSYAGPYDLKDRNYTSQDWFHQVQFKGTYISDVFLGFRKFPHVVIAVRHTTESGQSWILRATLDTMHFDRIISAMGLEPGSDAFLVSRNGILQTESRRYGKVLDLLPFDLPPTNFESNVQSIRDPDQNDIYIASAFIADSDFALVAVKLKPTAFSTWYTVRLDLLVIFVTGVIFIFMAVYRLTSVLINRLQESDEQRLGAIHQMEHSQKLSSIGRLAAGVAHEINNPLAIINEKAGLMRDIMGLRPDFPEKEKFSKQIESILRSVDRCRGITHRMLGFAKRMDVKIEVLDVNAVLEETLGFLEREAQYRNVELRRELSKNLPNIATDHGQIQQVFLNILNNALAAVPDGGRIVLSSWNVDDHYVAISIEDNGCGMSEETAKNMFEPFFTTKKEKGTGLGMSITYGIVKRLGGEIKVESKLNEGTTMTILLPKHPVEG, from the coding sequence ATGAAAAAAATCCTGTCCGGCCCCATGGAAGCCATCAAGGCCGATCTGGCCACGGTGATCAATTCCCCAGACCGCTACAAGCTACTGCGACGAAAAATCGTCTTGCTCATGGCTCTGGTCACCCTGTTGCCGCTGCTCTCGCTGGCCGCAATAAATTATTACGAGCACCAGAACTCCATGTCGGCCGAAATCCAGGCCCCGTTGCGCTCGCTGGTGGGCAAGGCCAAGCATTCTTTCGAGCTGTTCCTGGCCGAGCGAACCTCGACCATCAGCTTTATCGCCTCGGCCTACTCTTTCGACGAGCTCTCAAATGACGCCAATCTGCAGCGCATCTTTCAGGTCATGCGCCGCGAGTTCACCGGATTTGTGGATCTTGGGCTCATCGATACCGCCGGTAACCAGGTCAGCTATGCCGGTCCGTACGATCTCAAAGACCGCAATTACACTTCCCAGGACTGGTTTCATCAAGTCCAGTTCAAGGGCACGTACATAAGTGACGTGTTCCTGGGTTTCCGCAAATTTCCCCATGTGGTCATTGCAGTGCGACACACCACCGAGAGCGGCCAGTCGTGGATTCTGCGGGCCACCCTCGACACCATGCATTTCGACCGCATCATCTCGGCCATGGGCCTGGAACCGGGCAGCGACGCTTTTCTGGTCAGCCGCAATGGAATCCTGCAGACCGAGTCTCGCCGTTACGGCAAGGTGCTGGACTTATTGCCCTTCGACCTGCCTCCAACGAATTTTGAATCCAACGTGCAGAGCATCCGCGACCCCGATCAAAACGACATCTACATCGCGTCGGCATTCATCGCCGATTCGGATTTCGCCCTTGTGGCCGTCAAACTCAAGCCGACGGCTTTCAGCACTTGGTACACGGTGCGCCTCGACCTGCTCGTCATATTTGTCACCGGCGTCATCTTCATCTTCATGGCCGTCTACCGCTTGACCAGCGTACTCATCAACCGTCTACAGGAAAGTGATGAACAGCGCCTGGGTGCCATCCACCAGATGGAGCATTCCCAGAAGCTGTCCTCCATCGGTCGCTTGGCCGCGGGCGTCGCGCATGAAATCAACAATCCCCTGGCCATCATCAACGAAAAGGCCGGACTCATGCGCGACATTATGGGTCTCAGGCCCGATTTTCCGGAAAAGGAAAAGTTTTCCAAACAAATCGAGTCCATCCTCAGATCCGTGGACCGTTGCCGGGGCATCACCCATCGCATGCTCGGCTTTGCCAAGCGTATGGATGTGAAGATCGAGGTGCTCGACGTCAACGCCGTGTTGGAGGAGACCCTCGGTTTTCTGGAACGCGAGGCCCAATATCGCAACGTGGAACTAAGGCGCGAACTTTCCAAGAACCTGCCAAACATCGCCACCGACCACGGACAGATCCAGCAAGTTTTCCTGAACATTTTGAACAACGCCCTGGCCGCCGTGCCCGACGGTGGGCGAATAGTGCTGTCCAGCTGGAACGTGGACGATCATTACGTCGCCATTTCCATCGAGGACAACGGCTGCGGCATGTCCGAGGAAACGGCCAAAAACATGTTTGAACCGTTTTTCACCACCAAAAAAGAAAAAGGCACCGGGCTCGGCATGTCCATCACGTATGGCATCGTCAAACGCTTGGGCGGAGAGATCAAGGTCGAAAGCAAACTGAACGAGGGCACCACCATGACCATCCTGCTGCCCAAACACCCTGTGGAAGGTTAA
- a CDS encoding sigma 54-interacting transcriptional regulator, with protein sequence MLKRIEELIGTNCPDLPSLLDGLPVGVALLDEEGHVLMLNKALEALTGYNREEVHGLPCRHVLRSRACLQDCPHGREAAAGVGIETDCINRHHRKIPVRITPVRVLDGNNRPICVLDVVEELTALREIEARLSQAADHGQIVGRSPAMKKILGLVPVIAQHDTAVLITGETGTGKDLLAESIHKASPRSREPFVRFSCGPMPSELLDAELFGRMQGPDGELKPGRFQQAQGGTLYLSEIADLPLAQQSSLVRFLDEGTIVPVGAGKPMRTSARLMASTAESPEKLVQDGRLREDLFHRISAIRLHLPRLKDRAEDLGFLLHHFMSHYATRFKKNISAISPRAQRHVYAHDFPGNVRELKNIMEFAAMVCNGDTIRTEHLPMHLTDDVEPEAVGRPVEKGRKAGRKNTEER encoded by the coding sequence GTGCTCAAACGGATTGAAGAATTGATCGGCACCAATTGCCCGGACCTGCCCTCCCTGCTGGACGGGCTGCCCGTTGGGGTGGCCCTTCTGGACGAAGAGGGGCATGTCCTCATGCTCAACAAGGCCCTCGAAGCTCTGACCGGCTACAACCGGGAAGAAGTGCACGGACTGCCTTGCCGGCACGTCCTGCGCAGCCGGGCCTGCCTGCAGGACTGCCCCCACGGACGCGAGGCCGCTGCGGGAGTCGGAATTGAGACCGATTGCATCAACCGTCACCACCGCAAGATTCCCGTCCGTATCACTCCGGTGCGCGTTCTGGACGGCAACAACCGCCCGATCTGCGTGCTTGATGTGGTTGAAGAATTGACGGCCTTGCGGGAAATCGAGGCGCGCCTGTCCCAAGCCGCGGACCATGGCCAGATTGTTGGGCGCAGTCCGGCCATGAAAAAGATTCTCGGCCTTGTGCCGGTCATCGCCCAGCACGACACTGCGGTTTTGATCACCGGCGAGACAGGCACGGGCAAGGATCTTTTGGCCGAATCCATCCACAAGGCTTCGCCCAGATCACGCGAACCCTTCGTGCGTTTCAGTTGCGGGCCTATGCCCTCCGAACTGCTCGACGCAGAACTGTTCGGACGCATGCAGGGACCCGACGGAGAGCTCAAACCGGGCCGATTCCAGCAGGCTCAAGGCGGAACCCTGTACTTGTCGGAGATAGCGGATCTGCCGCTCGCCCAGCAAAGCAGTCTGGTCAGATTTCTGGACGAAGGAACCATTGTGCCTGTCGGCGCGGGCAAACCCATGCGCACCAGCGCCCGGCTCATGGCTTCCACCGCCGAATCACCGGAAAAACTGGTTCAGGACGGCCGTCTGCGGGAAGATCTTTTTCATCGCATTTCAGCCATCCGCCTGCACCTGCCCAGGCTCAAAGACCGTGCGGAAGACCTTGGATTTCTGTTGCATCATTTCATGAGCCATTATGCGACGCGTTTCAAAAAGAATATCAGCGCCATAAGCCCCAGAGCACAGCGCCATGTCTATGCCCACGATTTTCCGGGCAACGTGCGTGAACTCAAGAACATCATGGAGTTTGCCGCCATGGTCTGCAACGGCGATACCATTCGGACCGAACACCTGCCCATGCATTTGACCGACGACGTCGAGCCTGAAGCGGTTGGCCGACCGGTGGAGAAAGGCCGTAAAGCCGGTCGCAAGAACACAGAGGAGCGATAG
- a CDS encoding DUF1634 domain-containing protein, translated as MNKPDTNAPAEQIAYANILFYGCWSGLALMLVTYVLYVTGIMDPYVSMDNVIKYWALPVGQYLADNNVPTGWGWATLLTNGDFLNFLGIALLGGLTIVAYIPVTLAYFKKKDFAFAIIAFLEVLVLCFAASGIVGGGAH; from the coding sequence ATGAATAAACCCGATACCAACGCGCCTGCCGAACAGATTGCCTACGCAAACATCCTCTTCTACGGATGTTGGAGCGGCCTCGCGCTCATGCTTGTCACATACGTGCTCTACGTCACCGGCATCATGGACCCCTACGTTTCCATGGATAACGTGATCAAATACTGGGCCCTGCCCGTAGGCCAGTATCTCGCGGACAACAACGTACCCACCGGCTGGGGCTGGGCAACTCTGCTGACCAATGGCGACTTCCTGAACTTCCTTGGAATCGCGCTCCTGGGTGGTCTGACCATCGTGGCTTATATCCCGGTCACCCTCGCCTACTTCAAGAAAAAGGACTTCGCGTTCGCCATTATTGCATTCCTTGAAGTCCTTGTCCTTTGCTTCGCGGCATCCGGAATCGTCGGAGGCGGCGCGCACTAA